From Micromonospora echinaurantiaca:
GTCCAGCGGCTCGGTCGCCGGCGCGCGCAACGCGTCGGCGGCGCCCAGCCCGAGGGCGAACCGGGACGCGTTGAGCAGCTTGGTGGCGAGCCGCCGGCCAACCTTGATCTGCGCCGGATCGAAGGCGAGGTCCATGCCAGGCTTGCCGTTCGCCGCCCAGTACCGGACCGCGTCGGAGCCGTGCTGCTCCAGCAGCGCCATCGGGGTGACCACGTTCCCCTTGGACTTCGACATCTTCTTCCGGTCCGGGTCGAGGATCCAGCCGGAGAGCACCGCGTCCCGCCAGGGCAGCACCCCGTGCTCGGAGTGGGCCCGCACCACGGTGGAGAAGAGCCAGGTGCGGATGATCTCCTGCCCCTGCGGGCGCAGGTCCATCGGGAAGACCCGGGCGAACAGGTCCGGGTCGGTCTCCCAGCCGCCGACGATCTGCGGGGTCAGCGACGAGGTGGCCCAGGTGTCCAGCACGTCCGGGTCGCCGACGAAGCCGCCCGGCCGCCCGCGCTGGGACTCCTCGTACCCGGGCGGGGCGTCGCTGGACGGGTCGACCGGCAACGCGGACTCCGCCGGCGTGAGAGGGTGGGTGAAGTCCGGCTCGCCAGCGTCGTCGAGCCGGTACCACACCGGCACCGGCACGCCGAAGAAGCGCTGCCGGCTGACCAGCCAGTCGCCGGTCAGGCCGCTGACCCAGTGCTCGTAGCGGTGCCGCATGTGCTCCGGCACCCAGCGCAGGTCCCGCCCCCGGGCCAGCAGCGCGTCGCGCAGCGCGGTGTCCCGGCCGCCGTTGCGCAGGTACCACTGCCGGGTCGAGACGATCTCCAGTGGCCGGTCGCCGCGCTCGTAGAACTTCACCGGGTGGGTGATCGGTCGCGGCTCGCCGACCAGGTCACCCGCGTCGGCCAGCAGCTCGACGATGGTCCGCCGGGCGCCGTTGACGGTCTGCCCCGCCAGCGCCGCGTACGGCTGCGCCGGCACGCCGGCCGGCGGTTCCGGCAGCAGCCGGCCGTCCCGCCCGATCACCACCCGGGTGTCCAGTTGGAGCTCGCGCCACCAGGTCACGTCCGTCAGGTCGCCGAAGGTGCAGACCATCGCGATGCCGGTGCCCTTCGCCGGGTCGGCCAGCGGATGCGCGCGCACCGGCACCTCGACCGCGAAGAGCGGGCTGCGCACGGTGCCGCCGACCAGGTCGGCGTAGCGCTCGTCGTCGGGGTGGCAGACCAGCGCCACGCAGGCCGGCAGCAGCTCCGGGCGGGTGGTGTCGATCAGCACCTCGCGCCCGCCCCGGCCAGCGAACCGCAGCCGGTGGTACGCGCCGGGACGCTCCCGGTCCTCCAGCTCCGCCTGGGCGACCGCGGTGGCGAAACCGACGTCCCAGAGGGTCGGCGCCTCCGCCTGGTAGGCCTCGCCCCGGGCCAGGTTGCGCAGGAACGCCCGCTGCGAGGTGGCCCGGGCCGCCCGGCCGATCGTGGTGTACGTCAGCGACCAGTCCACCGACAGGCCGAGCCGGCGCCACAGCGCCTCGAAGACCTGCTCGTCGGCGACCGTCAGCCGCTCGCACAGCTCGATGAAGTTCTGCCGCGAGATCGGCGTCGGGTCGCGGCGGGCGGCGTCGCTGACCGGGGTGGCCGGCGGCCGCCAGCCCGGGTCGTACGGCAGGGCGGGATCGCAGCGCACCCCGTAGACGTTCTGCACCCGCCGTTCGGTGGGCAGGCCGTTGTCGTCCCAGCCCATCGGATAGAAGACCGCCCGACCGCGCATCCGCTGGAAGCGGGCCACCAGGTCGGTGTGCGTGTACGAGAAGACGTGCCCCATGTGCAGCTCGCCCGATACGGTCGGCGGCGGGGTGTCGATCGCGTACACGTCCGAGCGCTGCTTCGAGCGGTCGAACGCGTACGTGCCCTCCTCCTGCCAGCGGCGCGCCCAGGTCTCCTCGAGCCCGTCCAGGGTCGGACGCTCGGGGACGCCGGCGCGGGCCGTCCTCGCCGTATCGGTCATCCGTCGATCGTAGGCAGCAGCCGGTGCCCGGACCACGCGTTAACCCGCGCGCCGCGACCGAATTCGGGCCGCTCGGCCCGCCGACCGGGAGCGGCCCGCCGCCCGGTGTCCGACCGTCCCGGGCGGGGCAGCGGCGGGTTGATCGGTTGTGACACCATCGGCCT
This genomic window contains:
- the valS gene encoding valine--tRNA ligase, with product MTDTARTARAGVPERPTLDGLEETWARRWQEEGTYAFDRSKQRSDVYAIDTPPPTVSGELHMGHVFSYTHTDLVARFQRMRGRAVFYPMGWDDNGLPTERRVQNVYGVRCDPALPYDPGWRPPATPVSDAARRDPTPISRQNFIELCERLTVADEQVFEALWRRLGLSVDWSLTYTTIGRAARATSQRAFLRNLARGEAYQAEAPTLWDVGFATAVAQAELEDRERPGAYHRLRFAGRGGREVLIDTTRPELLPACVALVCHPDDERYADLVGGTVRSPLFAVEVPVRAHPLADPAKGTGIAMVCTFGDLTDVTWWRELQLDTRVVIGRDGRLLPEPPAGVPAQPYAALAGQTVNGARRTIVELLADAGDLVGEPRPITHPVKFYERGDRPLEIVSTRQWYLRNGGRDTALRDALLARGRDLRWVPEHMRHRYEHWVSGLTGDWLVSRQRFFGVPVPVWYRLDDAGEPDFTHPLTPAESALPVDPSSDAPPGYEESQRGRPGGFVGDPDVLDTWATSSLTPQIVGGWETDPDLFARVFPMDLRPQGQEIIRTWLFSTVVRAHSEHGVLPWRDAVLSGWILDPDRKKMSKSKGNVVTPMALLEQHGSDAVRYWAANGKPGMDLAFDPAQIKVGRRLATKLLNASRFALGLGAADALRAPATEPLDRAMLAELSGLVATATSALEAYDHTAALLATEAFFWRFCDDYIELVKERAYGSGPGAESARAGLANALSVQLRLFAPVLPFVTEEVWSWWRYGSVHRAPWPTTYEVGRAIQGEGDPELLRLAGDALSQVRRAKSERKLSMKAEVPLAEALGPAALLEKLTLVADDLRAAGRISKLDLLPDRTPELVIACAF